The following is a genomic window from Helicobacter sp. NHP19-003.
CGCAATCAATGGAGAACATTAAAGCCATTTTGCACGCCGCTGGGCTTGGCATGCACCACATTGTCAAAACCACAATTTTATTAAAAAGTTTGGAGGATTTTGCGGTGGTCAATGAAATTTATGGGAGCTATTTTAAAGAGCCCTACCCCGCGCGCGCCACCTTCCAAGTCGCTAAACTCCCCAAAGATGGCTTGGTGGAAATCGAAGCCATCGCCCAAAAAAAATAGGAGGGGTCTATGCAAAAAGATGCCGTTGTCATCGGTGGGGGCATAGTCGGCCTTAGTTGTGCCTATTCCTTGCACAAGTTGGGCCGTAAGGTTACGGTGATTGAAAAGGGGGATGGGAGCAATGGGACTTCCTTTGGCAATGCCGGATTGATATCCGCCTTTAAAAAATCTCCGCTCTCTTGCCCGGGTGTGGTGAGCGATACGCTAAATCTCATGTTAAAGGGCCAAGCCCCTTTGAGTGTCCACTGGGGCTTAAACGCCCAGCTTTACAAATGGCTGTGTAAATTCATAAGAAGTGCAAACGCCAAATCCACCGCCCGCACGATGGCGCTTTTTGAACGCTATGGGTGGCTAAGCATCGATGTTTACCACGAAATGCTCGCCGATGGCATGGACTTTTGGTATAAGGAAGATGGATTGTTGATGATCTACACCTTGCAAGAAAACTTTGACAAAAAAGTTAAATTGTGCCAAGACCACTACGACCCTAAGACCTACGAAATCTTTGATGCAAAAAAGACCCTAGAGCACATGCCCGTGGCCAAAGAGGAAACCATCGCCGGTAGTGTGCTTTTGACCGAAAATGCCCATGTGGATGCACGGGAAGTGATGGAGCATTTGCAAACCTACCTCAAAAACGCAGGTGTGGAGTTCTACTACAATGAGGAAGTGTTGGACTTTGAGTTCAGCGGGAACAAAATCAATGGCATCATCACCACCGCCAACCGCTTCCAAGCCGATGCCATCATCTTATCCACCGGTGCCAACCCCCAACTCGTTAAAAAAACCGGTAACGACTTTTTGATGATGGGCGCAAAGGGCTATAGCATCACTTTTGAAATGGAGGAGGAGCTCAAACCCAAAACCTCTGCGCTCTTTGCCGACATTTTCTTGGCGATGACCCCTAGAAGAAACACTGTGCGCATCACTTCTAAGCTCGAGCTAAACACCCTTGATCCCAGCATCACACCCGCGCAGATCGCCAACATGAAGAAGAACTTCACCACCTTCACAAAACCCTTTGTGATGAGAAACCCTGTAGAGTGGAGTGGGTTTAGACCCCTAACGCCTAATGACATCCCCTACTTGGGTTATGACCAAAAATACAAAAACTTGATCCACGCCACAGGGCTGGGTTGGCTGGGAATCACCTTTGGCCCTGCCATCGGCCGTGTCATCGCTAATTTAACCACAGAGGGCGCAAACGAGAAAAGCGCAGACATCATGCTTTTCTCCGCCTTTTTCAGGGATTAACATGCGCAATTTAAAGGAAAGCCATGGGTTATTTAAACTCTCTTTTAGACCTCATCAAAGAATGGGTTTGGGGCTTGCCCCTGCTCATCTTGCTTGTGGGCACGGGTTTATTCTACACCGTGGTGCTCAAGGGTTTACAATTTTCTAAAACTCTCTATGCCTTCAAGGTGCTTTGCACCCGCGACAAACACTCTAAGGGCGATATCTCCCAATTCTCTAGTTTAATGCTCTCCATCGGGGCGACTGTGGGCATCGGCAACATTGTCGGCGTTTCTGTGGCGATCGTATCTGGGGGGCCTGGGAGTATTTTTTGGATGTGGGTGACGGGCATTGTGGGCATGGCGACCAAGTACGCCGAAGGGGTGCTGTCTTTAAAATACAGAGAAATCGGGCAGTTTGGCTACAAAGGTGGCCCGATGTATTACATTAAAAATGGCTTGCACATGCCAAAGCTCGCCTTTTTCTTTGCCATTTTCACCTTGATCGCCTCTTTTGGCATCGGCAGCATGACCCAAGCCAACGCCATGTCCTCGATTCTCTTGCACCACGCCTCCATGCCTGCATGGCTTTCAGGACTCATCATCTCAGGCATCACGGGGATCATTTTAATGGGCGGTATCCAATCCATTAGTAAATTTAGCGACTACTTCGCCCCCTTTATGGTACTTTTGTATGTGCTCACCACAGTTTACATTGTGGCAATGCACCCCAGCGCGACTTACAATGCCTTTAAACTCATTGTAAATAGTGCCTTTGGCCCCAAAGAGGCGATCAGTGGTACAGCGGGGGGCGTGGCACTTTTGACGATCGTGCAAAACGGGGTGTCTAAGGGGCTCTTTTCTAACGAAGCGGGTATGGGCTCTGCGGCCATCGTGGCCGCCGCCTCTAAGAGCGCGCACCCTGTCAAGCAAGCCCTCATCACCATGCTCCAACCCCTCATCATCACCCTAGTGGTGTGCACCTCCACCGCCCTTTTGGTGTTGATGTCGCCCGTGCATGAAACCTTCCACGATGCAAGCCTGCTCACTTATGAGAGTGTGCGCTACTTTTACCCTAATGGGGGCTGGATTGTGTTCGCCTCCACGATCTTCTTTGCCTACTCTACCATAGTGGGTTGGGCTTACTATGGGGAGCGCAGCGTTGAGTTCACCTTTGGTGGGGATTATATTTTCTACTACCGCATTTTATATTTGATCGGGGTTTTTGTGGGCTCTGTTACCAAGTTGGACTTTGTGTGGAACTTCTCCGATATCGCCAATGCTTTAATGGCGATCCCCAACCTCATCGCCCTTTTATTGCTCTATAAAGTTGTTGTGGCAGAAACTAAATCTTACTTTAATCCACAAGAAGAAGAAGTCCAACATGCAAGAAAGCCTACCCCCACGCGCTAGTTTCGTAGAGGTCAACGCCGCTGCTCTGGCGCACAATTTTTCAGTCATTAGAAAAGTGTGCCAAATGCCTTTGATGGCAGTGGTGAAAGCGAACGCCTATGGGGCGGGGGTGCTCGGGGCTAGCCGGGTGTTTGTCAAACAGGGCGCGATCTATCTAGGCGTGGCGACCCTAGATGAAGCTTTAGAATTGCGCACGGAGTTTAAAGACATTCCCATTTTGATTCTAGGCTACACCCCCGATCACATGGCAAAGACTTTAGTGGAACAAAAGATCACCCAAACCATTTTTTCGCTCAAACAGGCCGAGCATTTTTCACAAGTGGCCCTGTCTTTAAAGCAAAAGCTCAAGGTGCATGTTAAGGTAGATACGGGCATGAGCCGCCTAGGCTTTTTACCCACTAAAGAAAACGCCTATGAGGTGGTGAAAATTGCCAAGCTCAAGGGGCTGGAAGTGGAGGGGATTTTCACCCACCACAGCAATGCCGATGCCATGTTTAAAAACTATGCTCTAGAACAAGCCATACGCTTTTTGGACTTTTTAGCTAAACTGAAAAATTTAGGATTAGAGTTTAAATACCGCCACATGGCAAACAGCGCAGCGGCTCTATCTATGGATAATTATGGGCTAGACTTAGCCCGCGCGGGGCTCGCACTCTATGGCTTACACCCCTCAATCTACACGCAGGATGCGCTCAATAAAAAGGGTTTTGAGTTGCAGCACGCCATCACGCTCAAAGCCCAGATTGTGAGTTTAAAGACCATTGAGGCAGGGCAGTTGGTGGGCTATGGGGAGGGGTATTATTGTTTAGAACCTACAAGAGTGGGGGTTTTGCCCTTAGGCTATGGGGATGGAATTTCTAAAGTTTTGGGCAATAAGGCGTGGGGGCTCTTGCACGGGCAGAAAGTCCCCATCATCGGGGGGGTGTGCATGGATCAATGTTTTATTGATGTGGGTAAAATTGAGGCACAGGAGGGCGATGAAGTCATCTTGCTTGGCGACCCACAAAGTGGGGCAATGGGAGCGGGTGATGTTTCTAAGATTTTAGGCATCATCAATTACGAGGCGATCACCATGCTCACCCGCCGTCTGCCAAGGATTTACACCCACACTTCTTAGGGAGTTGCATGTTGAAGGGTTTTCAGCTTATCCCCTGCCTTGAACCTTCCCCTCGCCTCTAATCTCTACAAGAGAATCCACGACAAAGAAACCATCTCTTGATGTTTTTCTAGCCAAAGCATTAGGACATTGCACGCCTTTTAAACTTGGATTTAGACTTGATAAATTTTTGATTTTTTTGCTACCATCGGCCTCGCATTTCACATCAATAAAGGAATCTGTGGTACAACGGAAAAAGCAATCAGCAATCAGCAATCAGCAATCAGCAATCAGCAATCAGCAATCAGCAACGGCAGGGCAAGTAAGAGTAAATTTCTAGCCCTTTTAGGTTCTTTAGCCCTTTGTCCTTTTGCGCCTTTGAGTGCCGAAAAGAATGGGGCATTTGTAGAGGGGGGGTTTCAGTACTCTAATGTAACCGGTGAAAACAACTACAGCCAACCTACAATAACCCAAACTCAGGATGGTTATACTTATACTAATGAAGGCTTCAGCCAACCGGGCAAAACTACAGGCAATCTTTATGGCGCAGATATTCAGGTGGGTTATAAGCAATTATTTGGCAAGAAAAAACGCTTTGGTTTGCGCTACTATGGCTTTTTTAGCGGACAAGGTGGGAGTTATGTTACAGACATCAGCGCTGTCCCTTCGCAATTCATATCAGGAAATGTCATCACAGGCAAAGCCGCTAACTTGTTTTATGGCGCGGGCGTTGATGCGATCTATAATTTTTGTAGCACCATGAATACCGAATATTCAGACTTGGCAAAAGTGGATAAAGTGTATGGTAAAACAAACTTTAGCCCCACTTTTGTGCAATTCATCATCAACATCGGCTTTAGAACCAATTTCAGCGCACATCAGGGCTTTGAAGTGGGCGTGCGCATCCCCACCATTAACGATCCCTACTACACAGAAAAAGATACCCTAGCAAATGGTGGTGGTAAAACCACCATCACCTTTAGGCGCACAGTGGCGATTTATGCCAACTATGTTTATAACTTCTAAGCGCAGCGTTTAAAAAAGGGAGGGGGGCAAGATTAACTCGTGAAAAAATATTGAGAGCGTTGCTCTCAATTCCCCTAGATTTAGCCCTTAAGCTGACCTAAAACCCTTTGAGCTAGCAGAAATTCTAGCTTTGTAGAATTTTACAAAGTTTTATAGGATTTTGTAGGTCTGTAAGAACGGTCAGCTCTAGTGTAGGCCTCCACTTTAAAACCCCGCACCCTAGGGGCATTGCCCCTATGATTGATTTTCTAATTGTGCGATCTTGCTCCAAGTGGCGATCACCGAGTCGGGATTGAGAGATAGGGAGTTGATGCCCTCTTTCACCAAAAACTCGGCAACCTCTATATAGTCGCTAGGAGCTTGCCCGCAAATCCCGCAATACTTGCCATGCCTTTTGCACGCTGCAATGGCGCGCCTAAACATCTCCAACATCGCCGGGTTGCGCTCATCAAAGACATGGCTGACCAACTGCCCATCTCTGTCCACGCCCAAAGTGAGCTGGGTGAGATCGTTTGAGCCAATGGAAAAGCCATCAAACAAGCTCAAAAAATCATCGGCCAAGATCACATTGATGGGCAACTCACACATGACATACAACTCTAGCCCGTTTTTACCCGACTCTAGCCCGTTTTTACGCAAAATCTCCAAAACCTTTTTACCCTCCTCAATGGTGCGTAAAAAGGGGATCATGATTTTCATGTTGTTCAAGCCCATTTGCTCGCGCACCATGGACAACGCCTCACACTCCCAATTAAACGCCTCTTTATACAGTTCCGAGTAGTAACGGCTCGCCCCCCGATAGCCTAGCATGGGGTTTTCTTCATGTGGCTCGTACACACTCCCACCAAGCATCCTTGCATATTCATTAGATTTAAAATCGCTGGTGCGTACAATCACTGGTTTAGGGTAAAAGGCCGCAGAGATCATGCCCATCCCCTCGGCGATTTTCTTAACAAAAAAATCTTTAGGGCTTTCATAGCCGGCGATGAGCGCCTCCACCCGGTCCTGGTTTTCTATGGGTTTGTTGTGTTGCATGTCCACTAGAGCCAAGGGGTGCACCTTAATTTGATTGAGCATGATGAGCTCCATGCGCGCCAGCCCCACGCCGTGATTAGGCAGTTGCGAAAACTTAAACGCCTTTTCAGGGTTGCCAATATTGAGGTAGATTTTGGTCTTGGGTTCTTGTAAATTGTCTAAAGCGATGCGCTCGGTCTCAAAGGGGTGTGCGCCCGCGTAAATATAGCCCACCTCGCCTTCAGCGCAAGAAATGGTGATCTCCATGCCGGTGTAGAGGAGTTCGGTCGCCCCTAGAGCCCCCACAATCGTGGGCACGCCGATTTCTCGTGCTACAATGGCAGCGTGGCAGGTGCGCCCGCCTCTATTTGTTACAACCGCGCTCGCCTTTTTCATGATGGGCTCCCAGTCGGGGTCGGTGTTGTCTGTAACTAAAATCTCGCCCTCTTTAAAAATATTCATGTGATCTAGGCTGTTGATGACACGCACTTTCCCCACGCCGATTTTGCTGCCGATCGCCCGTCCCGTGAGCAAGACCTCTCGCCCCTCTGTGCTTTTAAAATAGTATTTTTCATACATCCGTGCGCTTTGCTTCAAGCTTTGGCTTTGCACGGTTTCAGGGCGCGCCTGCACGATGAAAATCTCCCCGCTGTCCCCATCTTTTGCCCACTCAATATCCATCGGGCGGTATTGTCCGGCCTCTTGGCTGTAGTGCTCCTCAATGAGCATAGCATAGCGGGCAAGGCTGAGCAAATCGGCATCGCTCAAAGAAAAGCTGTTTTGCTCTTTAGGGGTGGTGGGGATGCTTTTAGTGGGGCTTTCACTGCCCCGGCTGGCGTACACGATTTTTTGAGTCTTATCGCCTAGCTGGCGTTTGATGATGGGCTGTTTGCCCGCTTTGAGTGTGGGTTTGAAGATATAAAACTCATCGGGGTTGACTAGCCCCCCAACCACACTCTCCCCCAAGCCCCAGCTGGAAGTGATGAAAACCGCATCCTTAAAACCCGTTTCAGTGTCAATGGAGAACATCACCCCCGCACTGCCCTTGTCCGCCCTCACCATTTTCTGCACCCCCACGCTCAAGGCGACTTTAAGGTGGTCAAAATCCCTAGAAGCCCGATAACTGATCGCCCTGTCTGTAAAGAGCGAAGCCAAACAAGCTTTAATGTAGTGGATGAGCTCAGTTTTACCCTTGACATTTAGATAGGTGTCTTGTTGCCCCGCAAAGGAGGCATCGGGCAAGTCCTCAGCAGTGGCTGAAGAGCGCACCGCCACATCCGCCTCCCGCATACCATATTCATCACTGAGTATTTTATAGGCCCGTAAAATCTCATCGCGCAAGTCAGCAGGAAAGGGCGTGCCAAAGATGAGCTCTCGGATTTGTTTAGAGCGCATTTTAAGCACATCTAACTCTGTAGCGTCCACACCCTCCAACAAGCTGATGATTTGCTCTTTAATCCCCCCCTGCTCCAGGAGATACCAATACGCTTCGCTGGTGATTGCAAAGCCATTAGGCACTTTAATCCCATTGGGCACCAACTCCTGAAACATCTCCCCAATGCTGGCGTTCTTGCCCCCCACTAAAGGCACATCTTTATTGTTCAATTCTTTGTAAAACCGAATATAGCGCACACTATCCCCTTGCGTTAGTCTCAAAAAGACCCTATTATAGCATGGACATACTAAGGCTTTTAAAAAGGTTTATTTTTTGCTACAATGCCCGGTTATGGAAACGCAATCAGCACACACACACACTTGGCTGGCTTTAAGGGCATCTGCGGGCAGTGGCAAGACCTTTGCGCTCACTTTGCGCTACGCCGCCTTGCTCTTTGAGGGGGCACAGCCGGCAAATATTCTAACCTTGACCTTCACCAAAAAGGCCGCCGCTGAAATGCGCGAGCGCATCCACAAGACCCTAGCCCTTTTAAAGACCGCCAGCCTTGTCTACCAGAAAGATCCCACCTACACCCCCGAACCCAAAACCCAAGAAATCCTAGAGGTCTTGCAAAGGGATTACAATTTATCCCTAGCTCGCTTAGCCAGTGCCCCCAAAATCTACGCCGACTTTTTACAAGAAGACCCCCCTATTATCACGATCGATGCTTTTTTTCAACAAGTCTTGAGAAAATTCAGTTACTTCGTGGGTGTGGTGTCGGCTTTTGAAGTGGGCGAGTCTTCCCTAGAAGAGCAACTCAACGCTTTTTTAAGCCGCCTAAAATCCCAAGACCTCAATAGATTTAAACGCCTTTGTCTATTATTGCTCACACCGGGGCGCTCCAGTGTTGCCCATGCACTTAAAGGCTTTTTAGAATTGCACGATGGCGGCGTGGACTTTACCCCCCCCAGTGCCCCAAATGTCAACTTTAAACAACTAGAGCAAGAAATTTTTAATGAGTATGGCATTTCAAAATTTAAATGGAGAAAAGAGCCCGTTAAAGACTTTGGAGAGATTTTAGTGGCGTTAAAAAACAAGGGTGCGCAAAAGGATTTGGGCACCAACCCTAAGATCAAAACCTTGCTTGTGGATTATTTTTGCTTGCGTGAAGCGGCGGTTTTAAATGAATTTGCTTATTTTTTAGGGCTTTACAGAAAACACAGCCACAACCCGAGCAAATTGAGTTTTGCCGCCATCACGCTCAAGGTCAACCAACTTTTACGAGAAAACCTAATCGATCGGGACTTCTTTTATTTCCGCTTAGACAGCCAAATCATGCACATTTTGATAGACGAGTTTCAAGACACCAACCCCTTGCAATTTGGCATTTTAAAGCCCTTGGTAGATGAGATCAAGGCGGGCAAAGGACAAAAATGGGGGGATCGCAGTGTGTTTTTTGTGGGCGACTCTAAACAGAGCATTTATGGTTTTAGGGGGAGCAAAAGTGCGCTTTTTGAAAGGGTTTGTAGCGAGATACCCAGCCAGTCTTTAGAGCATAATCACCGCAGCACGGGTGTGGTGCTAGACTTTGTGAACGCCGCTTTTGCGCCCAAGATTGCGGGCTACACCCCCCAAAAACTCCCCGAAAAACGCACAGACTTAGCCACAAAGGGCTATGTACGGGTGCAAAGTGTCCAAATAACGGGTTTAGAAAACGGGGCAAAAACGGAAGCGATGTTAACGGGGGTTTTAAACGCCATAAAAGAGCTGTTAAACAGCGGGGTGGTGGCGCAGGAGATTGCGATTCTGTGCTTTAAAAATGACGATGTGAACGACTTAAAAGAATTTTTAACCCCCCACTTAAAGGGCGTGGAGATTGTGAGCGCGACCGATTTAAGCCTTTTGGCGCAAAAAGAAGTCAAAGCCTTGCGCCACGCTTTGCTCCACGCCATTTGTCCACCCGAGCAACAAAGCTACCACCTAGCCAATGTGGCGAAGTTGTGCGGCTCGCCTTTAAACATCTCCCCTAAACTCCCTCCCCTAAACCCTAATTTAAGCACCCACATCTTAAATCTCATGCAAACTTTGGAGCTGTTTAGCCCCAGCGCGTGCCACTTCTTAGAACACTCTTTGGAGTTTAACGACCCCAAAGAGTTTTTAGAGGATTTGGAGCAGAAAAATATCCAAATCGCCCAAAGTGAGGTGGTGGGGCTAAAGATCATGACCGTCCACAAGTCTAAGGGTATGGAGTTTGGAAATGTCATTTTGATGGACCGCTTGAGTCAAAGGGCGGCGAACGATACACAACAATTTTTAGAGTACAACCAGCGTATTTTTTACAAACAGAGCCACAGAAAACATGTAGACCCCATCTACAACCAAGCCTTAGAAGCGAGCGATGAAGCCCACAGAGAAGAAGACATCAATGTTTTGTATGTGGCGTGCACCCGTGCACAACAAAGTTTAATGATTTTACAAAAGGACAAAGAAAGTGCCTTTGGGCCTCTGGGGCTTTTGGAGTGTGTAAGGGGGCAATTACCTAAGAGCGCGCCCAAAGAGCCTGTCAACACGCCCAAACCTACAGGCACTGCACTTTTAAACAGCCAAAAATCCTTTGGAGAACAAAAAGACAAAACCCAAGAATCGAAAAAAGATCTGGAGGGCAACCGCCCGGCTCGGCTCTTTGGGCTGGGGTTGCACAAAGCTTTAGAGTTGTTTTATGGTTATGGCGTGGATTTACACAGCGTTAGAGAGTATTTAAACCACAATTACAGCTTTGAAAACATCTCTGCTCAAGCCCTGTTAAAACGCCTAGAACTCTTGGAACAGGACAAGGACTTTAAAGCCTTGCTCAAGGGGCAAATTGTGGCTGAAATGGGCTTCAAGTGCCATCAAGATTTTTTACGCATGGACATGGTCGTTTTTGACAAAGAGGGCCTAACCATCCTAGATTATAAAAGCGGCCAGGGGGATATTCAGGCACACCAAAGACAAGTTGAGGGGTATTTACAAAAGGTGCAAGCCCTTTATCCGCAGCAAAACACCCACGCTTTCTTGGTGTATGTGCTCAAAACGCATGTGGAGTTGCAACGACAAGGGTAGCCATGTCTGATATGAAGAGGAACATTTTTGTAGATTTTGTCAAAAGCGAATCCTTTGGGGGGATTTTCTTATTTGTGAGTGCCGTGTGGGCGATGATTTACGCCAACTCCTTTATGTCCCATTACTACTTTGAGCTGTGGCACACCAAAGTGGGGATCATCTTTGGCACAAAATTTTTTGGCTTCTCTATCCATCATTGGATCAATGATGTATTGATGGCGTTTTTCTTCCTCGTTGTGGGCTTGGAGATCAAGCGGGAGGTGATGTATGGGGAGTTGTGTGGTTTGCAAAAAGCCGCCTTCCCCGTGATCGCCGCTTTGGGGGGGATGTTGGCTCCCGGGATCATTTACTACACTCTCAATGCCGGCACAAACAGTGCGCATGGCTTTGGCATCCCTATGGCGACCGACATTGCCTTTGCCCTAGGGGTGATTTTGCTTTTGGGAAAA
Proteins encoded in this region:
- a CDS encoding RecB-like helicase, yielding METQSAHTHTWLALRASAGSGKTFALTLRYAALLFEGAQPANILTLTFTKKAAAEMRERIHKTLALLKTASLVYQKDPTYTPEPKTQEILEVLQRDYNLSLARLASAPKIYADFLQEDPPIITIDAFFQQVLRKFSYFVGVVSAFEVGESSLEEQLNAFLSRLKSQDLNRFKRLCLLLLTPGRSSVAHALKGFLELHDGGVDFTPPSAPNVNFKQLEQEIFNEYGISKFKWRKEPVKDFGEILVALKNKGAQKDLGTNPKIKTLLVDYFCLREAAVLNEFAYFLGLYRKHSHNPSKLSFAAITLKVNQLLRENLIDRDFFYFRLDSQIMHILIDEFQDTNPLQFGILKPLVDEIKAGKGQKWGDRSVFFVGDSKQSIYGFRGSKSALFERVCSEIPSQSLEHNHRSTGVVLDFVNAAFAPKIAGYTPQKLPEKRTDLATKGYVRVQSVQITGLENGAKTEAMLTGVLNAIKELLNSGVVAQEIAILCFKNDDVNDLKEFLTPHLKGVEIVSATDLSLLAQKEVKALRHALLHAICPPEQQSYHLANVAKLCGSPLNISPKLPPLNPNLSTHILNLMQTLELFSPSACHFLEHSLEFNDPKEFLEDLEQKNIQIAQSEVVGLKIMTVHKSKGMEFGNVILMDRLSQRAANDTQQFLEYNQRIFYKQSHRKHVDPIYNQALEASDEAHREEDINVLYVACTRAQQSLMILQKDKESAFGPLGLLECVRGQLPKSAPKEPVNTPKPTGTALLNSQKSFGEQKDKTQESKKDLEGNRPARLFGLGLHKALELFYGYGVDLHSVREYLNHNYSFENISAQALLKRLELLEQDKDFKALLKGQIVAEMGFKCHQDFLRMDMVVFDKEGLTILDYKSGQGDIQAHQRQVEGYLQKVQALYPQQNTHAFLVYVLKTHVELQRQG
- a CDS encoding outer membrane protein; its protein translation is MSAEKNGAFVEGGFQYSNVTGENNYSQPTITQTQDGYTYTNEGFSQPGKTTGNLYGADIQVGYKQLFGKKKRFGLRYYGFFSGQGGSYVTDISAVPSQFISGNVITGKAANLFYGAGVDAIYNFCSTMNTEYSDLAKVDKVYGKTNFSPTFVQFIINIGFRTNFSAHQGFEVGVRIPTINDPYYTEKDTLANGGGKTTITFRRTVAIYANYVYNF
- a CDS encoding NAD(P)/FAD-dependent oxidoreductase, with amino-acid sequence MQKDAVVIGGGIVGLSCAYSLHKLGRKVTVIEKGDGSNGTSFGNAGLISAFKKSPLSCPGVVSDTLNLMLKGQAPLSVHWGLNAQLYKWLCKFIRSANAKSTARTMALFERYGWLSIDVYHEMLADGMDFWYKEDGLLMIYTLQENFDKKVKLCQDHYDPKTYEIFDAKKTLEHMPVAKEETIAGSVLLTENAHVDAREVMEHLQTYLKNAGVEFYYNEEVLDFEFSGNKINGIITTANRFQADAIILSTGANPQLVKKTGNDFLMMGAKGYSITFEMEEELKPKTSALFADIFLAMTPRRNTVRITSKLELNTLDPSITPAQIANMKKNFTTFTKPFVMRNPVEWSGFRPLTPNDIPYLGYDQKYKNLIHATGLGWLGITFGPAIGRVIANLTTEGANEKSADIMLFSAFFRD
- a CDS encoding RidA family protein, whose translation is MNAVHSEKAPRAIGPYSQAVATEHLVFVSGQLGINPATGEFAGADIKAQATQSMENIKAILHAAGLGMHHIVKTTILLKSLEDFAVVNEIYGSYFKEPYPARATFQVAKLPKDGLVEIEAIAQKK
- the alr gene encoding alanine racemase, which gives rise to MQESLPPRASFVEVNAAALAHNFSVIRKVCQMPLMAVVKANAYGAGVLGASRVFVKQGAIYLGVATLDEALELRTEFKDIPILILGYTPDHMAKTLVEQKITQTIFSLKQAEHFSQVALSLKQKLKVHVKVDTGMSRLGFLPTKENAYEVVKIAKLKGLEVEGIFTHHSNADAMFKNYALEQAIRFLDFLAKLKNLGLEFKYRHMANSAAALSMDNYGLDLARAGLALYGLHPSIYTQDALNKKGFELQHAITLKAQIVSLKTIEAGQLVGYGEGYYCLEPTRVGVLPLGYGDGISKVLGNKAWGLLHGQKVPIIGGVCMDQCFIDVGKIEAQEGDEVILLGDPQSGAMGAGDVSKILGIINYEAITMLTRRLPRIYTHTS
- the ppsA gene encoding pyruvate, water dikinase → MRYIRFYKELNNKDVPLVGGKNASIGEMFQELVPNGIKVPNGFAITSEAYWYLLEQGGIKEQIISLLEGVDATELDVLKMRSKQIRELIFGTPFPADLRDEILRAYKILSDEYGMREADVAVRSSATAEDLPDASFAGQQDTYLNVKGKTELIHYIKACLASLFTDRAISYRASRDFDHLKVALSVGVQKMVRADKGSAGVMFSIDTETGFKDAVFITSSWGLGESVVGGLVNPDEFYIFKPTLKAGKQPIIKRQLGDKTQKIVYASRGSESPTKSIPTTPKEQNSFSLSDADLLSLARYAMLIEEHYSQEAGQYRPMDIEWAKDGDSGEIFIVQARPETVQSQSLKQSARMYEKYYFKSTEGREVLLTGRAIGSKIGVGKVRVINSLDHMNIFKEGEILVTDNTDPDWEPIMKKASAVVTNRGGRTCHAAIVAREIGVPTIVGALGATELLYTGMEITISCAEGEVGYIYAGAHPFETERIALDNLQEPKTKIYLNIGNPEKAFKFSQLPNHGVGLARMELIMLNQIKVHPLALVDMQHNKPIENQDRVEALIAGYESPKDFFVKKIAEGMGMISAAFYPKPVIVRTSDFKSNEYARMLGGSVYEPHEENPMLGYRGASRYYSELYKEAFNWECEALSMVREQMGLNNMKIMIPFLRTIEEGKKVLEILRKNGLESGKNGLELYVMCELPINVILADDFLSLFDGFSIGSNDLTQLTLGVDRDGQLVSHVFDERNPAMLEMFRRAIAACKRHGKYCGICGQAPSDYIEVAEFLVKEGINSLSLNPDSVIATWSKIAQLENQS
- a CDS encoding alanine/glycine:cation symporter family protein, whose amino-acid sequence is MGYLNSLLDLIKEWVWGLPLLILLVGTGLFYTVVLKGLQFSKTLYAFKVLCTRDKHSKGDISQFSSLMLSIGATVGIGNIVGVSVAIVSGGPGSIFWMWVTGIVGMATKYAEGVLSLKYREIGQFGYKGGPMYYIKNGLHMPKLAFFFAIFTLIASFGIGSMTQANAMSSILLHHASMPAWLSGLIISGITGIILMGGIQSISKFSDYFAPFMVLLYVLTTVYIVAMHPSATYNAFKLIVNSAFGPKEAISGTAGGVALLTIVQNGVSKGLFSNEAGMGSAAIVAAASKSAHPVKQALITMLQPLIITLVVCTSTALLVLMSPVHETFHDASLLTYESVRYFYPNGGWIVFASTIFFAYSTIVGWAYYGERSVEFTFGGDYIFYYRILYLIGVFVGSVTKLDFVWNFSDIANALMAIPNLIALLLLYKVVVAETKSYFNPQEEEVQHARKPTPTR